Proteins encoded within one genomic window of Borrelia coriaceae:
- a CDS encoding variable large family protein — protein sequence MKINIKNIRVKSICATLFISLFLSCNNSGESAEAEKRLTDVLMDVGRSTENAFYSFIELISDTLGLRVTRDTKKSQVGEYFSILGEKLGKTADALEQVAVKAVSDIDKDGLLSKAIREAVDSAKKTLEVLKGHLESLKDIGDSSQNIGEAVSNAGAKEGVAANQDKLKKVLTAFQGIVDEAVKVGVAKPEAGTLALNNATGVDNKDGAKILSTNSNTKPSPGDECKAATILATVSGKDMLASIVQSKENDSQIGGSGADGNTTAVSFAIGNSGSTVAQNSAKAAALAGGIALRSLVKDGKLARAAADGSAGEGKEIQGVGVTAVNKLLVAVEDLIKKTVKNAIGKAKEKINKAKSSQESVSEAGNK from the coding sequence ATGAAAATAAATATTAAAAATATTAGAGTAAAAAGTATATGTGCAACATTATTTATTTCTTTGTTCCTTTCTTGTAATAATTCAGGGGAGAGTGCAGAAGCTGAAAAACGATTAACTGATGTACTAATGGATGTAGGTAGAAGTACTGAGAATGCATTTTATTCTTTTATAGAGTTGATCTCAGATACATTAGGTTTAAGAGTAACTAGAGATACAAAGAAGAGTCAGGTAGGAGAATATTTTAGTATTTTAGGTGAGAAACTTGGGAAAACGGCAGATGCATTAGAACAAGTAGCAGTAAAAGCTGTATCAGATATTGATAAAGATGGTCTATTAAGCAAGGCAATTAGAGAGGCTGTTGATTCAGCTAAGAAGACATTGGAAGTCTTAAAAGGCCATTTAGAGTCTTTAAAGGATATAGGTGATTCTAGCCAAAATATAGGTGAAGCAGTAAGTAACGCTGGTGCTAAAGAAGGGGTAGCAGCAAATCAAGATAAGTTAAAGAAAGTCCTTACAGCATTTCAAGGAATAGTAGATGAAGCAGTGAAAGTAGGTGTTGCAAAGCCAGAAGCAGGGACTTTAGCATTAAATAATGCAACTGGAGTAGATAATAAAGATGGAGCTAAGATATTATCTACAAATAGTAATACTAAACCATCACCAGGAGATGAATGTAAAGCAGCAACAATACTTGCTACAGTAAGTGGAAAGGACATGCTGGCCTCAATAGTTCAATCAAAAGAAAATGATTCACAAATAGGAGGAAGTGGTGCAGATGGAAATACAACTGCTGTGTCGTTTGCAATAGGTAATTCAGGATCTACTGTGGCACAAAATTCAGCTAAAGCAGCTGCATTAGCAGGAGGAATAGCCTTACGCTCATTGGTTAAAGATGGAAAATTAGCAAGAGCAGCAGCAGATGGTAGTGCAGGAGAAGGAAAAGAAATACAAGGAGTAGGAGTAACTGCAGTAAATAAACTATTAGTGGCAGTAGAAGATCTAATTAAAAAAACAGTAAAGAATGCGATTGGGAAAGCAAAAGAGAAAATTAATAAAGCAAAAAGTTCACAGGAATCAGTTTCAGAAGCAGGTAATAAGTAG
- a CDS encoding variable large family protein — MKINIKNIRLKSICATLFISLFLSCNNGIEELEKRNSFLSSLANLGNDFLDIFTSFGGTLGGILGFNETTPKSDVGKYFKKVQDAVQGTKDKLEKIVANMERDNKPNADAVKKEVEKFINNTLSKIIEGARTASEAIGITGDDLIANIAQNASGVASTGVENLIKGIKSIVDIVLKDGGNAEAGDDKKADDLGSRTANAGDGEAGKLFGNTAIGSSPKKVAADAAKAVGAVTGADILKAMVKDNSDAVKFAKELTGNVSAIPKDAIIAGAIALRAMAKSGKFANGSASESKKVVEGAVVSAVTKALNTLTIAIRKTIDEGLKTVKDAMNINDAVAPVTIESDTVTK; from the coding sequence ATGAAAATAAATATTAAAAATATTAGATTAAAAAGTATTTGTGCAACATTATTTATCTCTTTATTCCTTTCTTGTAATAATGGGATAGAGGAACTTGAAAAAAGAAATTCTTTCTTATCTTCACTTGCTAATTTAGGTAATGACTTCTTAGATATCTTTACTTCTTTTGGTGGTACACTTGGTGGGATTTTAGGATTTAATGAGACTACTCCAAAGTCTGATGTTGGGAAATACTTTAAAAAAGTACAAGATGCTGTACAAGGAACTAAAGATAAGCTTGAGAAAATTGTTGCTAATATGGAAAGAGATAATAAGCCTAATGCTGATGCTGTTAAAAAAGAAGTGGAAAAGTTCATTAATAATACACTCAGTAAGATAATAGAAGGAGCTAGGACTGCTAGTGAGGCTATTGGTATTACAGGTGATGATTTGATTGCTAATATTGCTCAAAATGCTAGTGGAGTTGCTAGCACTGGTGTTGAGAACTTAATAAAGGGGATTAAGAGTATAGTAGATATAGTATTAAAAGATGGGGGTAATGCTGAAGCTGGAGATGATAAAAAGGCCGACGATCTTGGTTCAAGAACCGCGAATGCTGGTGATGGTGAAGCAGGGAAATTATTTGGTAATACTGCTATTGGTAGTTCTCCTAAAAAAGTAGCAGCTGATGCAGCTAAAGCTGTTGGGGCAGTAACAGGTGCTGACATATTAAAAGCCATGGTTAAAGACAATAGTGATGCTGTCAAATTTGCTAAAGAATTAACCGGTAATGTTTCTGCAATTCCCAAAGATGCAATTATAGCAGGAGCTATTGCACTGCGAGCAATGGCTAAGAGTGGTAAGTTTGCTAATGGTAGTGCTAGTGAGTCAAAGAAAGTAGTAGAGGGAGCGGTAGTAAGTGCGGTGACTAAAGCATTAAATACCCTAACTATAGCAATAAGAAAAACAATTGATGAAGGACTTAAAACTGTTAAAGATGCTATGAACATAAATGATGCTGTTGCTCCTGTGACTATTGAATCTGATACTGTTACTAAATAA
- a CDS encoding Vsp/OspC family lipoprotein, with translation MKINIKNIMIKSICATLFISLFLSCNNAGPELRDGQAAMADGRVIDLVEVSGKIKEVSTFVVNVKEIETLVKSIIDGISKGIKKKIGQNGLEDDSGAGAHYTPLLAGAYKVAEIIEKKSKELKVTEFFKGLEDKVKAVAHKAEEFVKKLRTSSADLGTASGAATDANAKKAIDINDSGKDKGASELITLNKAIGDLLNAANEVLKGTIKGVKEPARLEVVTK, from the coding sequence ATGAAAATAAATATTAAAAATATTATGATAAAAAGTATTTGTGCAACATTATTTATCTCTTTATTTTTATCTTGCAATAATGCAGGACCAGAGCTTAGAGATGGGCAAGCAGCTATGGCTGATGGGAGAGTAATTGATTTAGTTGAGGTAAGTGGAAAAATTAAAGAGGTAAGCACTTTTGTGGTGAATGTAAAAGAGATAGAAACTTTAGTTAAGTCAATAATAGATGGTATTTCTAAAGGTATTAAGAAAAAAATTGGTCAAAATGGGCTAGAAGACGATTCTGGTGCTGGTGCACATTATACTCCATTACTAGCAGGGGCATATAAGGTGGCTGAAATTATAGAGAAAAAATCCAAAGAATTGAAAGTTACAGAATTTTTTAAAGGTTTAGAAGATAAAGTTAAAGCTGTTGCACACAAGGCTGAGGAATTTGTAAAAAAATTGAGAACTTCGAGTGCTGATTTAGGAACCGCTAGTGGAGCTGCTACTGATGCTAATGCAAAAAAAGCTATAGATATAAACGATAGTGGTAAAGATAAAGGCGCTAGTGAACTTATTACTTTAAACAAGGCAATTGGTGATTTATTAAATGCTGCAAATGAAGTATTAAAAGGGACGATCAAGGGGGTTAAAGAACCTGCTAGGTTAGAGGTCGTTACTAAATAA
- a CDS encoding variable large family protein, with translation MKINIKNIKVGSICATLFISLFLSCNNGIEELEKQRDSILSISNLRQGFLDVFALFGDMVSDAFGIKADTTKEDIGRYFTNIADTMKSVKEKLNSIVAESGNYEKVKEKVNVFIKTIEKIEEGAKIAAGGAKGDAKIGGATVTGQEPTPADETSVNALVKGIKTIVGVLLESKGDPNATKTDGEKNKVVGKLFEKKASGTEEAAAAASASIGAITGADILKAIASSEKATENKDIDQASTAAEIAIAKANASGKQDIKEDARKDAVIAAGIALRAMAKSGKFAANNDAKHSNAVNGAAASAVNKTLSTLIIAIRNTVDSGLKIINKVLAEVKQEDQSSEVTASGTDTK, from the coding sequence ATGAAAATAAATATTAAAAATATTAAAGTAGGAAGTATTTGTGCAACATTATTTATCTCTCTTTTCCTTTCTTGTAATAATGGAATAGAAGAACTTGAAAAACAAAGGGATTCTATACTCTCTATATCTAATTTAAGACAAGGATTTTTAGATGTTTTTGCATTATTTGGGGATATGGTTTCTGATGCTTTTGGTATTAAAGCTGATACTACAAAAGAAGATATAGGAAGGTATTTCACTAATATTGCTGACACTATGAAATCAGTGAAAGAAAAACTAAATAGTATTGTGGCTGAAAGTGGTAATTATGAAAAGGTAAAAGAAAAAGTTAACGTATTTATTAAAACTATAGAAAAAATCGAGGAAGGAGCTAAAATCGCTGCTGGTGGTGCCAAGGGGGACGCAAAGATTGGTGGTGCTACTGTTACTGGCCAGGAGCCTACACCTGCTGATGAAACAAGTGTAAACGCACTTGTTAAAGGAATTAAGACAATTGTTGGAGTACTTTTAGAGAGTAAAGGGGATCCAAATGCTACTAAGACTGATGGGGAGAAAAATAAAGTAGTTGGTAAATTGTTTGAAAAGAAGGCAAGTGGTACAGAAGAAGCAGCAGCTGCAGCTAGTGCATCAATTGGAGCTATAACTGGGGCGGATATTCTTAAAGCTATTGCTAGTTCTGAGAAGGCTACTGAGAATAAAGATATTGATCAAGCAAGTACTGCAGCAGAGATTGCTATTGCTAAGGCTAATGCAAGTGGTAAGCAAGATATTAAAGAAGACGCAAGAAAAGATGCAGTAATAGCAGCTGGTATAGCCCTAAGAGCAATGGCTAAGAGTGGTAAATTTGCTGCTAATAATGATGCTAAACATTCTAATGCAGTCAATGGTGCAGCCGCTAGTGCAGTAAATAAGACATTAAGTACTCTTATAATAGCAATAAGAAATACTGTCGATAGTGGTTTAAAAATAATAAATAAGGTGCTAGCCGAAGTTAAACAAGAGGATCAGTCTTCAGAAGTGACTGCATCTGGTACTGATACTAAATAA
- a CDS encoding variable large family protein, with protein MSLFLSCNNGIEELQKRNTFLSSLANLGNDFLDVFTSFGDSLGGVLGFNASTKKSEVGDYFKKIETTVEGVKSKLNTIVENMKPEGNPNAEATAAVVKTLVSEKLDRIITGAKIASDTIGITGDELLGNVAAQNAGNAGTEVDNLVKGIKDIVDAVLKEGNADAGDANGPVKDATGAAGEARTASSGGTDGNAGKLFAKDGSGDAGNAAKAAKDASKAVGAVTGADILKAISTGVGSKAAVLALKILENVASVTAANQAKDVTIAGVIALRAMAKNGKFSGPSDGVKADVATAVKGAAVSAVTKALDTLTIAIRKTIDGGLKTVKDTIKINANDIPVTTESASATK; from the coding sequence ATTTCTCTTTTCCTTTCTTGTAATAATGGGATAGAAGAACTTCAGAAGAGAAATACTTTCTTATCCTCTCTAGCTAATTTAGGTAATGACTTCTTAGATGTCTTCACTTCTTTTGGTGATTCACTAGGTGGTGTTTTAGGGTTTAATGCTTCTACTAAAAAGTCTGAGGTTGGAGATTACTTTAAAAAAATTGAAACTACTGTAGAAGGAGTTAAGAGTAAGCTTAACACAATTGTTGAGAACATGAAACCTGAAGGTAATCCTAATGCAGAAGCTACTGCTGCAGTTGTAAAAACATTAGTTAGTGAAAAACTTGATAGGATAATTACAGGTGCTAAAATTGCTAGTGATACTATTGGTATTACAGGTGATGAACTACTTGGTAATGTTGCTGCGCAGAATGCTGGCAATGCTGGTACTGAAGTTGATAATCTAGTCAAGGGAATTAAAGATATTGTAGATGCGGTACTTAAAGAAGGAAATGCTGATGCGGGGGATGCTAACGGTCCTGTTAAAGATGCTACTGGAGCTGCTGGTGAGGCAAGAACTGCTTCTTCTGGTGGAACTGATGGTAATGCAGGTAAATTGTTTGCCAAGGACGGTTCCGGTGATGCTGGTAATGCAGCAAAAGCAGCAAAAGATGCTTCTAAAGCAGTTGGAGCAGTAACTGGCGCTGACATATTAAAAGCTATTTCTACGGGTGTTGGTAGCAAAGCTGCTGTGTTAGCGCTAAAAATACTCGAAAATGTTGCTAGTGTCACTGCTGCAAATCAAGCTAAAGATGTAACTATAGCAGGTGTTATTGCACTGCGAGCAATGGCTAAGAATGGTAAGTTCTCTGGTCCTAGTGATGGTGTTAAAGCTGATGTTGCCACTGCAGTTAAAGGCGCAGCAGTAAGTGCAGTAACTAAAGCATTAGATACATTAACTATTGCAATAAGAAAAACAATAGATGGAGGGCTTAAGACTGTTAAAGATACTATAAAAATTAATGCTAATGATATTCCTGTAACTACTGAATCAGCTTCTGCTACTAAATAA
- a CDS encoding variable large family protein, whose product MKINIKNIKVKSICATLFISLFLSCNNGIEELEKKNQFLNSIANLGKGFLSVFTALGDMVTDTLGIKTDTTKDAIGKYFTNIATTMKSVKEQLNAIMAENGNYAKVKEKVNEFIKTIEKIEEGAKTAAGGARGSDAIGGATKSGQDAASAKKDSVNLIVNGLKAIVGVVLDSNEGNPTFDRTTGSEKVNIGKIFSGVKGSDGKEVQAAAANASIGAVSGADILKAISKSGEATSSVAINTATDAASVAACTTGGAQTLSSSIQKDAVIAAGIALRAMAEGGKFASDTTDAAKAADAINGAAASAVNKTLNTLVIAIRNTVDGGLKTISETLTAVKQGDVSAETSESVATK is encoded by the coding sequence ATGAAAATAAATATTAAAAATATTAAAGTAAAAAGTATTTGTGCAACATTATTTATCTCTTTATTCCTTTCTTGTAATAATGGAATAGAAGAACTTGAGAAGAAGAATCAATTTTTGAATTCAATAGCCAATTTAGGAAAGGGGTTCTTATCAGTTTTTACTGCTTTGGGAGATATGGTAACAGATACATTGGGTATCAAAACTGATACTACAAAGGATGCTATAGGAAAATATTTTACTAATATTGCAACTACCATGAAATCAGTAAAAGAGCAATTAAATGCCATTATGGCTGAAAATGGTAATTATGCAAAGGTAAAAGAAAAGGTTAACGAATTTATTAAAACTATAGAAAAAATTGAGGAAGGAGCAAAAACTGCAGCTGGTGGTGCTCGTGGTAGTGATGCTATTGGTGGTGCTACTAAAAGTGGTCAAGATGCTGCTTCTGCAAAAAAAGATTCAGTAAATTTAATTGTTAATGGGCTGAAGGCGATCGTTGGGGTAGTATTAGATAGTAATGAAGGAAATCCAACATTTGATAGGACCACAGGTTCGGAAAAAGTTAATATAGGTAAAATATTTAGTGGTGTTAAAGGTAGTGATGGAAAAGAAGTTCAAGCAGCGGCAGCAAATGCATCAATAGGAGCTGTAAGTGGTGCTGATATATTGAAAGCTATATCAAAGTCAGGTGAGGCTACTTCTTCAGTTGCGATTAACACAGCAACCGATGCTGCAAGTGTTGCTGCTTGTACAACAGGTGGTGCTCAGACTCTTTCATCATCAATACAGAAAGATGCAGTAATAGCAGCAGGGATAGCCTTAAGAGCTATGGCTGAGGGTGGTAAATTTGCGTCTGATACTACTGATGCAGCAAAAGCTGCTGATGCAATAAATGGAGCAGCAGCAAGTGCAGTTAACAAGACATTAAATACTTTAGTAATAGCAATAAGAAATACTGTTGATGGTGGTTTAAAAACAATAAGTGAAACATTAACAGCAGTTAAACAAGGAGATGTGTCAGCAGAAACAAGTGAATCTGTAGCTACTAAGTAA
- a CDS encoding variable large family protein, with amino-acid sequence MKINIKNIRVKSICATLFISLFLSCNNGIEELQKQRDSILSISNLRQGFLDIFTSFGDMLGGVLGIKADTKKEAIGKYFTDIADTIEKVKEKLSKVEVEYGKYPNVKTAVDKCIATLDKIVEGAKIAAGGATGSGTIGNVEQNQDANPADVTSVNALVKGIKTIIGIVFKQDEGKSDANVTDKNHNKTVGKLFNDKTNGAGEAEAAAASASIGAITGADILQAIAISKDAASGNKIETATNAAEIAAATMQLADKNIDIVDAQKDAVIAAGIALRAMAKGGKFSAKNDVKYVNAVKGAASSAVNKTLSTLIIAIRNTVDSGLKTISEALAAVKQGDVSSETSESGADK; translated from the coding sequence ATGAAAATAAATATTAAAAATATTAGAGTAAAAAGTATATGTGCAACATTATTCATTTCTCTATTCCTTTCTTGTAATAATGGAATAGAAGAACTTCAAAAGCAAAGGGATTCTATACTCTCTATATCTAATTTAAGACAAGGATTCTTAGATATCTTTACTTCCTTTGGAGATATGCTTGGTGGTGTTTTAGGTATTAAGGCTGATACTAAAAAAGAAGCTATAGGAAAATATTTTACTGATATTGCTGACACTATAGAAAAAGTTAAAGAGAAGTTAAGCAAGGTTGAAGTGGAGTATGGGAAGTATCCAAATGTAAAGACAGCTGTTGATAAATGTATAGCTACATTAGATAAGATTGTAGAAGGTGCTAAAATTGCAGCTGGTGGGGCTACGGGTTCTGGTACTATTGGGAATGTTGAGCAAAATCAAGATGCTAACCCCGCAGATGTTACAAGTGTAAACGCACTTGTAAAAGGAATTAAGACTATTATAGGAATAGTTTTCAAACAAGATGAAGGAAAGTCAGATGCTAATGTTACTGACAAAAATCATAATAAAACAGTTGGTAAGTTATTTAATGATAAAACTAATGGTGCTGGAGAAGCTGAAGCGGCAGCCGCTAGTGCATCTATTGGAGCCATAACAGGTGCTGATATTCTTCAAGCTATTGCTATTTCTAAGGATGCTGCTTCCGGGAATAAAATTGAAACGGCAACAAATGCTGCTGAGATTGCAGCTGCTACTATGCAATTAGCTGATAAAAATATTGATATAGTAGATGCACAAAAGGATGCGGTAATAGCAGCTGGTATTGCCTTAAGAGCAATGGCGAAAGGTGGTAAATTTTCGGCTAAGAATGATGTTAAATATGTCAATGCAGTAAAGGGGGCAGCATCAAGTGCAGTAAATAAGACATTAAGTACTCTTATCATCGCTATTAGAAATACTGTTGATAGTGGTTTAAAAACAATAAGTGAAGCATTAGCAGCAGTTAAACAAGGAGATGTGTCATCAGAAACAAGTGAATCAGGAGCTGATAAGTAG
- a CDS encoding variable large family protein, translating to MKVKSICVTLFISLFLSCNNGIEELEKRNTFLSSLAKLGNDFLSVFTSFGDSFGGTLGFNAVKSGDTGNAISAHFEKIGKGLGDTKGKLDGLAKEISSIPHADNTGVDGVIKEVSEVLTKLIDSVSRLAGVTKEAGKISDTNTSAAPPAGASAVDVKTVTEGVKAIIEIANEVAKNSGVNFIQKGNNGEQVKNATKAVEAPVGSNNNKASANAGPNLADEVSKADPWAMIAKIENAKTDGVILKGDDNNETGALAIGTNSSHSNVGAATTADLAAAVAFKAMTKTGKFSAQNDNEAVAVKAAAVSAVNKVLGIINFIIRKTINLELDKIKSAVQKIKYS from the coding sequence ATTAAAGTAAAAAGTATTTGTGTAACATTATTTATTTCTCTATTCCTTTCTTGTAATAATGGAATAGAAGAACTTGAGAAGAGAAATACCTTCTTATCTTCACTTGCTAAGTTAGGTAATGACTTCTTGTCTGTCTTCACTTCTTTTGGTGATTCATTTGGTGGAACATTAGGATTTAATGCTGTTAAATCTGGTGATACTGGAAATGCAATAAGTGCACATTTTGAAAAGATAGGAAAAGGATTAGGAGATACTAAAGGTAAATTAGATGGTTTAGCAAAAGAAATATCTTCTATTCCCCATGCTGATAATACAGGTGTTGATGGTGTTATTAAAGAAGTTAGTGAAGTACTTACAAAATTAATTGATTCTGTAAGTAGACTTGCTGGTGTAACTAAAGAAGCTGGTAAGATTAGTGATACTAATACAAGTGCTGCTCCTCCTGCTGGTGCTTCTGCCGTTGATGTTAAAACTGTTACTGAGGGAGTTAAAGCTATAATTGAGATAGCCAATGAAGTAGCAAAAAATTCAGGCGTAAATTTTATTCAAAAAGGGAATAACGGTGAGCAAGTAAAAAATGCTACTAAGGCAGTAGAAGCCCCTGTTGGTAGCAATAATAATAAGGCTTCAGCTAATGCTGGTCCTAATTTAGCAGATGAAGTATCAAAAGCAGATCCATGGGCAATGATTGCCAAGATTGAAAATGCTAAAACTGATGGTGTGATCCTTAAAGGTGATGATAATAATGAAACAGGAGCATTAGCTATTGGAACTAATAGTTCTCATAGTAATGTTGGTGCAGCTACTACTGCAGACCTAGCGGCTGCCGTAGCTTTCAAAGCAATGACGAAGACTGGTAAATTTAGTGCTCAAAATGATAATGAAGCAGTAGCAGTTAAAGCAGCTGCTGTGAGTGCTGTGAATAAAGTATTAGGAATAATTAATTTTATCATTAGAAAAACAATAAATCTTGAACTTGATAAAATTAAATCTGCTGTTCAAAAAATAAAGTATTCTTAG